A part of Podarcis muralis chromosome 13, rPodMur119.hap1.1, whole genome shotgun sequence genomic DNA contains:
- the LOC114607974 gene encoding uncharacterized protein LOC114607974 isoform X5 encodes MAVRAPAPRGDASAERYLFVDRNQVGNPASQADWTAKRLVWVPSERHGFEAAGLREERGDEVLVELAENGRQVLVAKDDIQKMNPPKFTKVEDMAELTCLNEASVLHNLKDRYYSGLIYTYSGLFCVVINPYKNLPIYTEQIVEMYRGKKRHEMPPHIYAISEAAYRSMLQDREDQSILCTGESGAGKTENTKKVIQYLAHVASSHKARKDHNVPPEYPNEAKQQGELERQLLQANPILEAFGNAKTVKNDNSSRFGKFIRINFDVAGYIVGANIETYLLEKSRAIRQAKDERTFHIFYQLLVGAGEHVKGELLLEPFNQYRFVSNGYLPIPGQQDKEIFHETMESMRIMGFSHEEIHCMLRMVSAVLQFGNIVFRKERNTDQASMPDNTAAQKLCHLLGMNVTEFTRAILTPRIKVGRDYVQKAQTKEQADFAVEALAKATYERLFRWLVHRINRALDRTKRQGASFIGILDIAGFEIFQLNSFEQLCINYTNEKLQQLFNHTMFVLEQEEYQREGIEWNFIDFGLDLQPCIDLIERPANPPGVLALLDEECWFPKATDKSFVEKVTQEQGTHPKFQKPRQLRDKADFCIIHYAGKVDYKADEWLMKNMDPLNDNVATLLHQSADKFTAELWKDEIQNIQKVYFFDSYAVASQGPAEMDRIVGLDQVSGMGDLAFGSSYKTKKGMFRTVGQLYKESLSKLMSTLRNTNPNFVRCIIPNHEKRAGKLEPHLVLDQLRCNGVLEGIRICRQGFPNRIIFQEFRQRYEILTPNAIPKGFMDGKQACERMIKALELDPNLFRIGQSKIFFRAGVLAHLEEERDLKITDIIVSFQAAARGYLARKAFMKKQQQMSALKVMQRNCAAYLKLRHWQWWRLFTKVKPLLQVTRQDEVMQAKAVELQKVQEKHVKTQMDLKELENKYQQLSEEKAILAEQLQAETELFAEAEEMRARLAARKQELEDILHELESRVEEEEERCQQLQGDKKKMQQHIQDIEEQLEEEEAARQKLQLEKVSTEAKMKKMEEDLLVLEDQNSKLHKERKLMEERLSEFTSHMAEEEEKVKSLSKLRNKYEAVIADMEDRLKKEEKGRQELEKLKRKLDGEAGDLQEQVVELQQQLEELRQALARKEAELQAALARVEEESAQKNAVLKSLRELQAQLAELQEDMESEKVARAKAEKQRRDLGEELEALKTELEDTLDSTAAQQELRSKREQEVTELKKTIEDEVKVHEAQVLEMRQRHTSALEELSEQLEQSRRFKVTLEKTKQALEGENVELQKEVKVLQAAKLESEQRRKKLESQVQELQLRATDGERVKAELMERLGKLQNELDGVSGTLGSAESRAIKLAKDLASVESHLQDSQELLQEETRQKLNLSSRVRQLEEEKAGLLEQLEEEEAAKGNFTRQIQSLQQQVMETKKKLEDDAGVAEAIEEARRRAAKDLEALSLRYEERVQACDKLEKGRTRLQQELDDVTVALDQQRQVVSALEKKQKKFDQMLAEEKLISARYAEERDRAEADSREKETKVLSLSRALEEALETREELERQNKQLRAEMDDLVSSKDDVGKNVHELERSKRALEQQVQEMRAHLEELEDELQATEDGKLRLEVNMQALKAQHERELQNRDDANDDKKKLLGKQVRELEAELDAERKQRAQALAGRKKLELDLQEALAQLDAANKGRDEAGKQLRKLQAQMKELWREVEEARAAREEIFIQSRESEKKLKNLEAELLQLQEELAASERAKRQAQQERDDLADELANGNSGKSALLDEKRHLEARIGQLEEELDEEQSNMELMNDRYRKLSMQVETLTTELAAERSFSQKAENARQQLERQNKDLRAKLGEMDSSVKSKYKMAIATLESKVAQLEEQLEQESRERILSGKLVRRAEKKLKEVILQVDEERRNADQYKDQVEKSHLRLKQLKRQLEEAEEEASRANASRRRMQRELEDVTESAESMNREVTSLRNRLSKLERRQRKRTPLSFTTRTVRQVFRLDGVSDEETEDPESDSPSANHQPPTPLTPSQGQQPAPPAEPAQTE; translated from the exons ATGGCTGTCCGAGCCCCTGCTCCGCGGGGCGACGCCAGCGCCGAGAGATACCTGTTTGTGGATCGGAACCAGGTGGGCAACCCAGCCTCCCAGGCTGACTGGACGGCCAAGCGGCTGGTGTGGGTCCCATCGGAGCGCCATGGCTTTGAGGCGGCCGGTCTGCGCGAAGAGCGGGGGGACGAGGTGCTGGTGGAGCTTGCCGAGAACGGGCGTCAGGTGCTGGTCGCCAAGGACGACATCCAGAAGATGAACCCCCCCAAGTTCACCAAGGTGGAGGACATGGCGGAGCTGACCTGCCTCAACGAAGCCTCTGTGCTGCACAACCTCAAGGACCGCTATTACTCAGGCCTCATCTAT ACGTATTCGGGGCTTTTCTGTGTGGTCATCAACCCTTACAAGAACTTGCCCATCTACACGGAGCAGATCGTGGAAATGTACCGGGGCAAGAAGCGCCACGAGATGCCACCCCACATCTATGCCATCTCTGAGGCTGCCTATCGGAGCATGCTGCAGG acCGAGAGGATCAGTCGATCTTGTGCAC GGGCGAGTCAGGTGCTGGGAAGACGGAGAACACGAAGAAAGTGATCCAGTATTTGGCCCACGTGGCTTCATCGCACAAAGCCCGGAAGGACCACAATGTGCCG CCGGAGTACCCGAACGAAGCCAAACAACAG ggCGAGCTGGAACGTCAGCTGCTACAAGCCAACCCTATCCTGGAGGCCTTCGGCAACGCAAAAACAGTAAAAAATGACAACTCCTCACGATTC GGTAAATTTATACGGATTAATTTCGATGTAGCTGGCTACATTGTCGGAGCAAACATAGAAACAT ACCTGCTGGAGAAATCGCGAGCCATTCGCCAGGCCAAGGACGAGCGGACTTTCCACATCTTCTACCAGCTCCTGGTGGGCGCTGGGGAGCACGTGAAAG GGGAGCTTCTGTTGGAGCCCTTCAATCAGTATCGCTTTGTCTCCAATGGATACCTGCCCATCCCAGGACAGCAGGACAAGGAGATCTTCCACGAGACCATGGAGTCAATGCGAATCATGGGCTTCTCGCACGAGGAGATACATT gtatgcTGCGGATGGTCTCGGCCGTGCTGCAGTTTGGGAACATTGTCTTCCGTAAGGAGAGGAACACAGACCAGGCCTCCATGCCTGACAACACAG CCGCCCAGAAGCTTTGCCACCTCCTGGGCATGAACGTCACCGAGTTCACCCGCGCCATCCTTACCCCGCGGATCAAAGTCGGCCGGGACTATGTGCAGAAGGCGCAGACGAAAGAGCAG GCTGACTTTGCGGTGGAAGCCTTGGCAAAAGCAACCTACGAACGCCTCTTCCGTTGGCTGGTGCATCGGATCAACCGGGCCCTGGACCGCACCAAGCGCCAGGGTGCCTCCTTCATCGGTATTCTGGACATCGCGGGCTTTGAAATATTCCAG CTGAATTCCTTTGAACAGCTCTGCATCAACTACACCAACGAAAAGCTCCAGCAGCTCTTCAACCACACCATGTTTGTGCTGGAGCAGGAAGAGTATCAGCGAGAGGGTATTGAATGGAACTTCATTGACTTTGGCCTGGACCTCCAGCCCTGCATAGACCTCATCGAGAGGCCG GCAAACCCCCCAGGGGTGCTGGCTCTGCTAGACGAAGAGTGCTGGTTCCCCAAAGCCACTGACAAGAGCTTCGTGGAAAAAGTTACCCAGGAGCAGGGAACCCACCCCAAGTTCCAGAAGCCCCGGCAGCTGCGGGACAAAGCTGACTTCTGCATCATCCATTACGCTGGCAAG GTTGACTACAAAGCAGACGAGTGGCTCATGAAGAACATGGACCCCTTGAACGACAACGTGGCTacgcttctccaccagagcgcagacAAGTTCACAGCAGAGCTGTGGAAAGATG AGATCCAGAACATACAGAAGGTCTATTTCTTTGACAGCTATGCCGTGGCATCTCAGGGTCCAGCAGAAA TGGACCGAATCGTGGGCCTGGACCAAGTGAGCGGGATGGGAGACCTTGCCTTCGGCTCCTCATACAAGACGAAGAAGGGGATGTTCCGGACGGTGGGGCAGCTGTATAAGGAGTCTCTCTCCAAGCTCATGTCAACCCTGCGCAACACCAACCCCAACTTTGTGCGCTGCATCATCCCCAACCATGAGAAAAGA GCTGGAAAACTGGAGCCACACCTCGTGTTGGACCAGCTACGCTGCAACGGAGTCCTGGAGGGGATTCGCATTTGTCGCCAGGGCTTTCCCAACCGCATCATCTTCCAGGAATTCCGGCAGAG GTATGAGATCCTGACTCCAAATGCCATTCCTAAAGGCTTCATGGATGGGAAACAGGCCTGCGAACGCATG ATCAAGGCCTTGGAGCTGGACCCCAACCTCTTCCGCATCGGCCAGAGTAAGATCTTTTTCCGCGCTGGCGTCCTTGCTCATCTGGAGGAGGAGCGGGACCTGAAGATCACAGATATCATAGTCTCCTTCCAGGCAGCTGCCCGCGGATACTTGGCCCGCAA aGCCTTcatgaaaaagcagcagcagatgagCGCTCTCAAGGTCATGCAGCGTAACTGCGCCGCCTACCTCAAGTTGCGCCACTGGCAGTGGTGGCGCCTTTTCACCAAG GTGAAGCCCCTGTTACAGGTGACCCGTCAGGACGAGGTGATGCAGGCAAAGGCAGTGGAGCTGCAAAAGGTGCAGGAGAAACACGTGAAAACCCAAATGGACCTGAAGGAACTGGAGAACAAATACCAGCAG CTCTCGGAGGAGAAGGCCATCCTGGCCGAACAGCTGCAGGCGGAGACGGAGCTGTTTGCCGAAGCCGAGGAGATGCGGGCGCGGCTGGCGGCCCGGAAGCAGGAGCTGGAGGACATCCTGCACGAGCTGGAGTCGcgggtggaagaggaggaggagcgttGCCAGCAGCTGCAGGGGGACAAGAAGAAGATGCAGCAGCACATCCAG GACATCgaagagcagctggaggaggaggaggccgcccggcagaagctgcagctggagaAAGTGAGCACGGAAGCCAAGATGAAGAAGATGGAGGAAGACCTGCTGGTGCTCGAAGACCAAAACTCAAAACTGCACAAA GAGAGGAAGCTGATGGAGGAGCGTCTCTCCGAGTTCACCTCCCatatggcagaggaggaggagaaggtgaaGAGCCTCTCTAAACTGCGCAACAAATACGAAGCCGTCATCGCCGACATGGAAG ATCGGctaaagaaggaggaaaaggggCGCCAGGAGCTGGAGAAGCTGAAGCGCAAGCTGGACGGGGAGGCAGGGGACCTGCAGGAGCAGGTGGtggagctgcagcagcagctggaggagctCCGGCAAGCACTGGCAAGGAAGGAAGCCGAGCTACAGGCAGCGCTGGCCAG GGTGGAGGAGGAGTCTGCGCAGAAGAACGCCGTGCTGAAGTCCCTCCGTGAGCTGCAGGCGCAGCTGGCCGAGCTGCAGGAGGACATGGAGTCCGAGAAGGTGGCCCGCGCCAAAGCCGAGAAGCAGCGGCGGGACCTGGGCGAAGAGCTGGAGGCCCTGAAGACAGAGCTCGAGGACACCTTGGACTCGACGGCCGCGCAGCAGGAGCTACG GTCGAAGAGGGAGCAAGAAGTAACTGAGCTGAAGAAGACCATTGAGGACGAGGTCAAAGTGCACGAAGCCCAGGTGCTGGAGATGCGCCAGCGGCACACGTCTGCCCTGGAGGAGCTGTCGGAGCAGCTGGAGCAGTCGCGCCGG ttcaaagTTACCCTGGAGAAGACCAAGCAGGCCCTGGAAGGGGAGAACGTGGAGCTGCAGAAGGAGGTGAAGGTCCTGCAGGCAGCCAAGCTGGAGTCGGAGCAGCGGCGCAAGAAGCTGGAAAGCCAAGTCCAGGAGCTGCAGCTGCGGGCCACTGACGGTGAAAGAGTCAAAGCTGAGCTTATGGAGAGGCTGGGGAagctgcag AACGAACTCGACGGAGTCTCCGGTACCCTGGGAAGTGCAGAGTCCAGGGCGATAAAGCTTGCCAAAGATCTGGCCAGTGTAGAATCCCACCTGCAAGATTCCCAG gaactgctccaggaagaGACGCGGCAGAAACTGAATCTGAGTTCTCGAGTCCGGCAGctggaagaggaaaaagcaggTCTGCTGGAGcagctagaggaggaggaggctgccaaGGGGAACTTCACCCGCCAGATCCAGAGCTTACAGCAGCAG GTGATGGAGACCAAGAAGAAGCTGGAGGACGATGCTGGGGTAGCCGAAGCAATAGAGGAGGCTCGGCGCCGGGCAGCCAAGGACCTGGAGGCTCTCTCCTTGCGCTATGAGGAGCGGGTCCAGGCCTGCGACAAGCTGGAGAAAGGACGGACCCGGCTGCAGCAGGAGCTGGATGATGTCACCGTCGCCCTGGACCAGCAGCGCCAGGTGGTCTCCGCCCtcgagaagaagcagaagaaattcGACCAG ATGCTGGCTGAGGAAAAGCTGATCTCTGCCCGCTACGCTGAGGAAAGGGACCGAGCGGAAGCAGACTCCCGGGAGAAGGAGACCAAGGTGCTCTCGCTGAGTCGCGCCCTGGAGGAGGCTCTGGAGACACGGGAGGAGCTAGAGAGGCAGAACAAGCAGCTGCGGGCAGAAATGGACGACCTGGTCAGCTCGAAGGACGACGTCGGCAAGAAC GTGCACGAGTTGGAGCGTTCGAAGCGGGCCCTGGAGCAACAGGTGCAGGAAATGCGAGCCCACCTGGAGGAGCTGGAAGATGAGCTTCAGGCCACGGAGGACGGGAAGCTCCGCCTGGAGGTCAACATGCAGGCCCTGAAGGCCCAGCACGAGAGGGAGCTGCAGAACCGCGACGATGCCAACGACGACAAGAAGAAGCTGCTTGGGAAacag GTGCGGGAGTTGGAGGCTGAACTGGACGCAGAGAGGAAGCAACGGGCCCAAGCGCTTGCAGGCCGGAAGAAGCTGGAGCTTGATCTTCAGGAGGCGCTGGCACAGCTGGATGCGGCCAACAAGGGACGGGACGAAGCAGGGAAGCAGCTGCGAaaattgcag GCCCAGATGAAGGAGCTCTGGCGGGAagtggaggaggcccgtgcagcCCGCGAAGAGATCTTCATTCAGTCCCGCGAGAGCGAGAAGAAGCTGAAGAATCTGGAGGCGGAGTTGCTGCAGCTGCAGGAG GAACTGGCAGCGTCAGAGCGAGCCAAGAGGCAGGCGCAACAGGAGCGGGACGACCTGGCGGATGAGCTGGCCAATGGGAACAGTGGCAA GTCTGCTCTCCTGGATGAAAAGCGCCACCTTGAGGCCAGGATCGGTCAGCTGGAGGAAGAGCTGGATGAGGAGCAGAGCAACATGGAGCTCATGAACGACCGATACCGCAAGCTCAGCATGCAA GTGGAAACGCTCACCACAGAGCTGGCAGCGGAGCGCAGCTTCTCGCAGAAGGCCGAGAACGCCCGGCAGCAGCTGGAGCGCCAGAACAAAGACCTGAGGGCCAAGCTGGGAGAGATGGACTCCTCTGTCAAGTCCAAGTACAAGATGGCCATCGCAACCCTGGAGTCCAAGGTGGCCCAGTTGGAGGAGCAGTTGGAGCAGGAGTCCAG gGAGAGGATTCTATCAGGGAAACTTGTGCGGAGGGCGGAGAAGAAACTCAAGGAGGTGATTCTGCAAGTGGATGAAGAGAGGAGGAACGCAGATCAGTACAAAGATCAG GTTGAAAAGAGCCACCTGCGGCTAAAACAACTCAAACGGCAGCTCGAAGAAGCGGAAGAGGAGGCCTCGCGGGCCAATGCCAGCCGCCGCCGCATGCAGCGTGAACTCGAGGACGTCACAGAGTCAGCAGAGTCCATGAATCGCGAGGTGACCAGCCTGCGGAATCGTCTCAG CAAGTTAGAACGCCGGCAGCGGAA ACGCACCCCTCTGAGCTTCACCACCCGAACCGTGCGGCAGGTGTTCCGCCTTGACGGCGTCTCAGACGAGGAGACCGAAGACCCGGAGAGCGACTCTCCATCTGCAAACCACCAGCCTCCTACGCCCCTGACGCCCTCTCAGGGGcagcagccggccccccctgcggAGCCAGCCCAGACTGAATGA